Proteins from a single region of Gasterosteus aculeatus chromosome 20, fGasAcu3.hap1.1, whole genome shotgun sequence:
- the myo1eb gene encoding myosin IEb, whose protein sequence is MGSKERYDWLAQNVKVSGVDDMVLLSKISEDAITENLKKRYMDDYIFTYIGPVLISVNPFKQLPYFTDREVELYQGAAQYENPPHIYALADNMYRNMMIDNENQCVIISGESGAGKTVAAKFIMSYVSKVSGGGDKVQHVKDIILQSNPLLEAFGNAKTVRNNNSSRFGKYFEIQFSRGGAPDGGKISNFLLEKSRVVSQNPGERSFHIYYQVLEGASSEQRENLGVTTPEYYFYLNQSGTYTVEDINDKKDFADTMEAMSVVGLSVEDQNSVLQLVAGILHLGNISFREENNYAVVESQDFLAFPCFLLGIPQDGLCSKLTSRIMDSKWGGRTESISVTLNTEQACFSRDALSKALYTRLFDFLVDCVNKAIQKDQEVLNIGVLDIYGFEIFQRNGFEQFCINFVNEKLQQIFIELTLKAEQEEYVQEGIKWTPIEYFNNKVVCDLIESKLNPLGLMSVLDDVCATMHAKGEGADQTLLQKLQGQIGSHEHFSSWNKGFIIHHYAGKVSYDVSGFCERNRDVLFNDIIELMQSSEFPFIRALFTENLEVEKRGRPTTASSKIKKQANSLVQTLMKCTPHYIRCIKPNETKRPRDWEDNRARHQVEYLGLRENIRVRRAGYAYRRAFNKFLQRYAILTKETWPRWSGEQRRGVLHLLNSVHMDQDQFQLGKTKVFIKAPESLFLLEEMRERKYNGYARVIQKAWRKHIAVRKYVKMREEASDVLLNKKERRRNSINRNFVGDYLGTENHPEVRRFVGRREKIDFADVVVKFDRRFRTVKSDLVLTPKFLYLIGREKVKQGSEKGQIHEVLKRKIEVNRIQSVSLSTLQDDFFIVHEEEYDSVLQSVFKTEFISLLVKRFEEKTQKKLPLKFNNLLEFKVKKGSWGPFSSSGSRQIQFVAGQGDEALLKPAGKVLQVSIGPGLPKNSRPTRTDKRKSRYLGGQNQAGNQYVPAARSRQGEAPRGGSAPGRGTLLRQQSSMDQPSLPRLQSQRHHDNQPRGHQDMGFMKVPDQGAAGFQRRRSKEVKPLPGSGRPKPAPKPKPRSPQCRALYAYDAQDTDELSFNANDVIEILTEDPSGWWFGRLRGREGMFPGNYVEKV, encoded by the exons ATG ggCAGCAAGGAGCGTTACGATTGGCTGGCTCAGAACGTGAAGGTGAGCGGCGTGGATGACATGGTGCTGCTGTCCAAGATCAGCGAGGACGCCATCACGGAGAACCTGAAGAAGAGATACATGGACGACTACATCTTT ACTTACATCGGCCCGGTTCTGATCTCTGTGAATCCCTTCAAGCAGCTTCCATATTTCACTGATAGAGAGGTGGAGCTCTACCAGGGAGCG GCCCAGTATGAGAACCCCCCCCACATCTACGCTCTGGCTGACAACATGTACAGAAACATGATGATCGACAACGAGAACCAGTGTGTCATCATCAG CGGCGAGAGTGGAGCCGGAAAAACTGTCGCTGCCAAATTCATCATGAGCTACGTCTCCAAAGTATCCGGAGGGGGGGACAAAGTCCAG cacgtTAAAGACATCATCCTGCAGTCCAACCCCCTGCTGGAGGCCTTTGGGAACGCCAAAACCGTCCGGAACAACAACTCCAGCAGATTT GGTAAATACTTTGAGATCCAGTTCAGTCGAGGAGGAGCTCCTGATGGAGGAAAAATCTCTAACTTTCTGTTGGAGAAAAGTCGAGTTGTTTCTCAGAATCCTGGAGAGAGAAGCTTCCACATCTACTACCAG GTGTTGGAGGGGGCGAGTTCGGAGCAGAGGGAGAACCTTGGGGTCACGACCCCCGAATATTATTTCTACCTCAACCAATCAGGAACCTACACTGTGGAGGACATTAACGACAAGAAGGACTTTGCTGATACTatg GAGGCCATGTCCGTAGTGGGTCTGTCTGTAGAGGATCAGAATTCGGTCCTTCAACTCGTGGCGGGAATTCTTCATCTTGGGAACATCAGCTTtagagaagaaaacaactatGCTGTGGTGGAAAGCCAGGACT TCCTGGCGTTCCCCTGCTTCCTGCTGGGCATCCCTCAGGACGGCCTCTGCTCGAAGCTCACCAGCAGGATCATGGACAGCAAGTGGGGGGGTCGGACGGAGTCCATCTCCGTGACCCTGAACACGGAGCAGGCGTGTTTCTCCAGAGACGCCCTCTCCAAGGCGCTCTACACGCGCCTCTTCGACTTCCTCGTGGAC TGCGTCAACAAGGCCATACAGAAGGACCAGGAGGTGCTGAATATCGGCGTGCTGGACATCTACGGCTTCGAGATCTTCCAG CGTAACGGCTTCGAGCAGTTCTGCATCAACTTTGTCAacgagaagctgcagcagattTTTATTGAGCTCACACTGAAGGCTGAACAG GAGGAGTACGTCCAGGAGGGGATCAAATGGACGCCCATTGAGTATTTTAACAACAAAGTGGTCTGTGACCTCATCGAGTCCAAACTG AATCCTCTTGGGCTCATGAGCGTCCTGGATGACGTTTGTGCTACGATGCACGCTAAAGGCGAAGGAGCCGACCAGACGCTGCTACAGAAGCTTCAAGGACAGATCGGATCCCACGAGCACTTCAGCAGCTGGAACAAAGGGTTCATCATCCACCACTACGCCGGCAAG gTGTCCTATGATGTCAGCGGTTTCTGTGAGAGGAACAGGGACGTGTTGTTCAATGACATCATCGAGCTGATGCAGAGCAGCGAGTT TCCGTTTATCAGAGCTCTGTTCACTGAGAACCTGGAGGTGGAGAAAAGAGGACGTCCCACCACCGCCAGCAGTAAGATCAAG AAACAAGCCAACAGTCTGGTCCAGACCTTGATGAAGTGCACCCCCCACTACATCCGCTGCATCAAACCCAACGAGACCAAGCGCCCCCGGGACTGGGAGGATAACCGGGCCAGGCATCAGGTGGAGTACTTGGGACTCCGCGAGAACATCCGAGTCCGCCGGGCGGGGTATGCCTACCGACGGGCCTTCAACAAGTTcttgcagag GTACGCAATCCTGACGAAGGAGACCTGGCCCCGGTGGAGCGGAGAGCAGCGGCGTGGGGTCCTGCATCTCCTAAACTCTGTTCACATGGATCAGGACCAGTTCCAGCTGGGCAAGACCAAGGTCTTCATCAAGGCCCCGGAGTCG ctcttcctgctggaggaGATGCGGGAGAGGAAGTACAACGGCTACGCTCGGGTCATCCAGAAGGCCTGGCGCAAGCACATTGCTGTCCGCAAGTACGTCAAGATgagggaggaag CCTCGGATGTTCTGCTGAATAAGAAGGAGCGCCGCAGGAACAGCATCAACAGGAACTTCGTGGGTGACTACCTCGGGACAGAGAATCACCCGGAGGTCCGGAGGTTTGTGGGCCGCCGGGAGAAGATCGACTTCGCTGACGTCGTGGTGAAGTTCGACCGAAGATTCAGG ACCGTGAAAAGCGACCTTGTCCTGACCCCAAAGTTCTTGTACCTGATCGGTCGAGAGAAGGTGAAGCAGGGTTCTGAGAAAGGTCAGATCCATGAGGTCCTCAAGAGGAAGATCGAGGTCAACAGGATCCAGTCTGTTTCCCTAAG CACCCTTCAGGATGACTTCTTCATAGTCCATGAGGAGGAGTACGACAGCGTTCTGCAGAGCGTCTTTAAGACCGAGTTCATCAGTCTGCTGGTCAAACGTTTTGAAGAGAAAACTCAGAAGAAGCTTCCTCTGAAGTTCAACAACCT TCTGGAGTTCAAGGTGAAGAAGGGCAGCTGGGGTCCGTTCAGCTCTTCGGGGTCCAGACAGATCCAGTTTGTGGCGGGTCAGGGTGACGAAGCTCTTCTGAAGCCTGCAGGGAAGGTCCTGCAGGTCTCCATCGGACCGGGTCTGCCCAAAAACTCCA GACCAACACGGACCGATAAACGCAAGAGCCGCTATCTGGGGGGCCAGAACCAGGCCGGCAACCAGTATGTCCCAG CTGCTCGGTCCAGACAAGGCGAAGCGCCCAGGGGAGGCTCCGCCCCCGGCAGAGGCACCCTCCTTAGGCAGCAGTCGAGTATGGATCAGCCAAGTCTGCCGCGTCTACAGAGCCAGCGTCACCACGACAACCAGCCCAGGGGCCACCAGGACATGGGCTTCATGAAAGTCCCCGACCAGGGCGCCGCAGG ATTTCAGCGCCGGCGGTCCAAGGAGGTGAAACCTCTTCCCGGGTCCGGTCGGCCCAAACCGGCCCCCAAGCCGAAGCCTCGGTCCCCCCAGTGCCGAGCGCTGTACGCCTACGACGCCCAGGACACGGACGAGCTGAGCTTCAACGCCAATGATGTCATAGAGATACTCACAGAAG ATCCCTCTGGATGGTGGTTTGGTCGGTTGCGGGGAAGAGAGGGGATGTTCCCCGGAAACTATGTGGAGAAGGTctaa
- the pi4kb gene encoding phosphatidylinositol 4-kinase beta isoform X2, which produces MEDTELELSPAPSDSQPASTSSSPSLPSTPSSSSCAPPQAITPPLGVISEGVGELSLVIDNEVAQRACREVLQKVKLIQVDGDDLQNGGAEPEKDPEPPLTLLPKPPKIREETDDQEGPSPGSVKSARRRQRHNPSKQSWLLRLFESKLFDVSMAISYLHNSKEPGVQAYIGNRLFSFAHEEVDFYLPQLLNMYIHMDEDVGDAIKPYVVHRCRQSISFSLRCAWLLGAYSSDMHISTQRHSRGTKLRKLILSDELKPAGSRARRDPLALTTFSPLAAPGAGEHGLSPSKRTHQRSKSDATVSISLSSNLKRTASNPKPVRLAPQREFIKSLMGIGKRLATLPTKEQKTSRLISELSLLNHKLPARVWLPTAAFDHHVVRVPHTQAVVLNSKDKAPYLIYVEVLECENFETSSVPVRIPENRIRSTRSVENLPDCGMTADQRAGSFSTVPNYDNDDEAWSVDDIGELQVELPEIHTNSCDNISQFSVDSITSLESKEPVFIAAGDIRRRLSEQLAQAPTTFRRDPEDPSAVALKEPWEEKVGRIREGSPYGHLPNWRLLSVIVKCGDDLRQELLAFQVLQQLKSTWEQERVPLWIKPYKILVLSSDSGMIEPVMNAVSLHQVKKQSQLSLLDYFLQEHGAPTTEAYLSAQRNFVQSCAGYSLICYLLQVKDRHNGNILLDADGHIIHIDFGFILSSSPKNLGFETSAFKLTAEFVDVMGGPDGDMFNYYRMLMLQGLIAARKHMEKVLQIVEIMQQGTQLPCFHGSSTMRGLKERFHMSLTEEQLQLLVDQLVDGSMRSLTTKLYDGFQYLTNGIM; this is translated from the exons ATGGAGGACACAGAGCTGGAGCtttcccccgccccctctgacAGCCAGcctgcctccacctcctcctccccgtccctcccctccaccccctcctcctcctcctgcgcccccccccaagCCATCACCCCCCCGCTGGGCGTGATCAGCGAGGGCGTGGGCGAACTCAGCCTGGTGATTGACAACGAGGTGGCCCAGCGGGCGTGTCGGGAGGTGCTGCAGAAGGTGAAGCTGATCCAGGTGGACGGCGACGACCTGCAGAacgggggggcggagcctgagAAAGACCCGGAGCCCCCCCTGACCCTCCTGCCCAAACCGCCAAAGATCCGAGAGGAGACGGACGACCAAGAGGGCCCGTCCCCCGGCTCGGTGAAGagtgcccggcggcggcagagGCACAACCCCTCCAAGCAGTCGTGGCTGCTGCGCCTGTTCGAGTCCAAGCTGTTCGACGTTTCCATGGCGATCTCCTACCTGCACAACTCGAAGGAGCCCGGCGTCCAGGCGTACATCGGCAACCGGCTCTTCAGCTTCGCCCACGAGGAGGTGGACTTCTACCTGCCGCAGCTGCTCAACATGTACATCCACATGGACGAGGACGTCGGCGACGCCATCAAGCCTTATGTG GTGCACCGCTGCAGGCAGAGCATCTCCTTCAGCCTGCGCTGCGCCTGGCTGCTGGGGGCGTACTCCTCCGACATGCACATCTCCACGCAGCGACACTCCCGAGGCACCAAGCTGAGGAAGCTCATCCTGTCCGACGAGCTCAAACCCGCGGGCTCCCGGGCCCGCCGGGACCCCCTGGCCCTCACCACCTTCAGCCCCCTGGCGGCGCCCGGCGCGGGCGAGCACGGCCTGTCGCCCTCCAAGCGCACGCATCAGCGCTCCAAGTCGGACGCCACCGTCAGCATCAGTCTGAGCAGCAACCTGAAGAGGACGGCCAGCAACCCCAAG cCGGTGCGTCTGGCGCCTCAGAGGGAGTTCATAAAGTCTCTGATGGGCATCGGGAAGCGTCTGGCCACGCTGCCCACCAAAGAGCAGAAGACGTCCCGGCTGATCTCAGAGCTGTCGCTGCTCAACCACAAGCTGCCGGCTCGCGTGTGGCTGCCGACGGCGGCCTTCGACCACCACGTGGTCCGCGTGCCGCACACGCAGGCCGTGGTGCTCAACTCCAAAGACAAG GCCCCGTACCTGATCTACGTGGAGGTCCTGGAGTGCGAGAACTTTGAGACGTCCAGTGTTCCCGTCCGGATCCCGGAGAACCGGATCAGGAGCACGCGTTCTGTGGAGAACCTGCCGGACTGCGGCATGACGGCGGATCAGAGAGCCGGCAGCTTCTCCACGGTGCCCAACTACGACAACGACGACGAGGCCTGGTCTGTGGACGACATCGgagagctgcaggtggag CTCCCAGAGATCCACACCAACAGCTGTGATAACATCAGCCAGTTCTCGGTGGACAGCATCACCAGCTTGGAGAGCAAAGAGCCGGTGTTCATCGCTGCCGGAGACATCAG GCGGCGCCTGTCGGAGCAGCTGGCTCAGGCTCCGACCACCTTCAGACGGGACCCCGAGGACCCGTCGGCCGTGGCCCTGAAGGAGCCCTGGGAGGAGAAGGTCGG GAGGATCAGGGAAGGATCTCCTTACGGTCACCTCCCCAACTGGAGGCTTCTGTCCGTCATCGTTAAATGTGGAGACGACCTGAGACAGGAGCTGCTCGCCTTCcaggtgctgcagcagctcaag TCCACCTGGGAGCAGGAGCGGGTCCCCCTCTGGATCAAGCCCTATAAGATCCTGGTGTTGTCGTCGGACAGCGGGATGATCGAGCCGGTGATGAACGCCGTGTCCCTCCACCAGGTGAAGAAGCAGAGCCAGCTGTCTCTGCTGGACTACTTCCTGCAGGAGCACGGCGCTCCGACCACCGAGGCCTACCTGTCGGCTCAGAGGAACTTCGTCCAGAGCTGCGCGGGATACAGCCTCATCTGCTACCTGCTGCAGGTCAAGGACAG GCACAACGGGAACATCCTGCTAGACGCCGACGGTCACATCATCCACATCGACTTTGGCTTCATCCTGTCCAGTTCTCCCAAGAACCTCGGCTTCGAAACGTCCGCCTTCAAACTCACAGCTGAGTTTGTTGAT GTGATGGGCGGTCCAGATGGAGACATGTTTAACTACTACAGGATGCTGATGCTTCAGGGTCTGATAGCAGCCAGGAAGCACATGGAGAAGGTTCTCCAGATCGTGGAGATCATGCAGCAAG gtaccCAGCTGCCCTGCTTCCATGGGTCGAGCACCATGAGGGGCCTGAAGGAGCGTTTCCACATGAGCCTGacggaggagcagctgcagctgctggtggacCAGCTGGTGGACGGGTCCATGAGGTCTCTGACCACCAAGCTGTACGACGGCTTCCAGTACCTCACCAACGGGATCATGtga
- the pi4kb gene encoding phosphatidylinositol 4-kinase beta isoform X1, translating to MEDTELELSPAPSDSQPASTSSSPSLPSTPSSSSCAPPQAITPPLGVISEGVGELSLVIDNEVAQRACREVLQKVKLIQVDGDDLQNGGAEPEKDPEPPLTLLPKPPKIREETDDQEGPSPGSVKSARRRQRHNPSKQSWLLRLFESKLFDVSMAISYLHNSKEPGVQAYIGNRLFSFAHEEVDFYLPQLLNMYIHMDEDVGDAIKPYVVHRCRQSISFSLRCAWLLGAYSSDMHISTQRHSRGTKLRKLILSDELKPAGSRARRDPLALTTFSPLAAPGAGEHGLSPSKRTHQRSKSDATVSISLSSNLKRTASNPKVESSQDEPVRLAPQREFIKSLMGIGKRLATLPTKEQKTSRLISELSLLNHKLPARVWLPTAAFDHHVVRVPHTQAVVLNSKDKAPYLIYVEVLECENFETSSVPVRIPENRIRSTRSVENLPDCGMTADQRAGSFSTVPNYDNDDEAWSVDDIGELQVELPEIHTNSCDNISQFSVDSITSLESKEPVFIAAGDIRRRLSEQLAQAPTTFRRDPEDPSAVALKEPWEEKVGRIREGSPYGHLPNWRLLSVIVKCGDDLRQELLAFQVLQQLKSTWEQERVPLWIKPYKILVLSSDSGMIEPVMNAVSLHQVKKQSQLSLLDYFLQEHGAPTTEAYLSAQRNFVQSCAGYSLICYLLQVKDRHNGNILLDADGHIIHIDFGFILSSSPKNLGFETSAFKLTAEFVDVMGGPDGDMFNYYRMLMLQGLIAARKHMEKVLQIVEIMQQGTQLPCFHGSSTMRGLKERFHMSLTEEQLQLLVDQLVDGSMRSLTTKLYDGFQYLTNGIM from the exons ATGGAGGACACAGAGCTGGAGCtttcccccgccccctctgacAGCCAGcctgcctccacctcctcctccccgtccctcccctccaccccctcctcctcctcctgcgcccccccccaagCCATCACCCCCCCGCTGGGCGTGATCAGCGAGGGCGTGGGCGAACTCAGCCTGGTGATTGACAACGAGGTGGCCCAGCGGGCGTGTCGGGAGGTGCTGCAGAAGGTGAAGCTGATCCAGGTGGACGGCGACGACCTGCAGAacgggggggcggagcctgagAAAGACCCGGAGCCCCCCCTGACCCTCCTGCCCAAACCGCCAAAGATCCGAGAGGAGACGGACGACCAAGAGGGCCCGTCCCCCGGCTCGGTGAAGagtgcccggcggcggcagagGCACAACCCCTCCAAGCAGTCGTGGCTGCTGCGCCTGTTCGAGTCCAAGCTGTTCGACGTTTCCATGGCGATCTCCTACCTGCACAACTCGAAGGAGCCCGGCGTCCAGGCGTACATCGGCAACCGGCTCTTCAGCTTCGCCCACGAGGAGGTGGACTTCTACCTGCCGCAGCTGCTCAACATGTACATCCACATGGACGAGGACGTCGGCGACGCCATCAAGCCTTATGTG GTGCACCGCTGCAGGCAGAGCATCTCCTTCAGCCTGCGCTGCGCCTGGCTGCTGGGGGCGTACTCCTCCGACATGCACATCTCCACGCAGCGACACTCCCGAGGCACCAAGCTGAGGAAGCTCATCCTGTCCGACGAGCTCAAACCCGCGGGCTCCCGGGCCCGCCGGGACCCCCTGGCCCTCACCACCTTCAGCCCCCTGGCGGCGCCCGGCGCGGGCGAGCACGGCCTGTCGCCCTCCAAGCGCACGCATCAGCGCTCCAAGTCGGACGCCACCGTCAGCATCAGTCTGAGCAGCAACCTGAAGAGGACGGCCAGCAACCCCAAGGTGGAGAGCAGCCAGGacgag cCGGTGCGTCTGGCGCCTCAGAGGGAGTTCATAAAGTCTCTGATGGGCATCGGGAAGCGTCTGGCCACGCTGCCCACCAAAGAGCAGAAGACGTCCCGGCTGATCTCAGAGCTGTCGCTGCTCAACCACAAGCTGCCGGCTCGCGTGTGGCTGCCGACGGCGGCCTTCGACCACCACGTGGTCCGCGTGCCGCACACGCAGGCCGTGGTGCTCAACTCCAAAGACAAG GCCCCGTACCTGATCTACGTGGAGGTCCTGGAGTGCGAGAACTTTGAGACGTCCAGTGTTCCCGTCCGGATCCCGGAGAACCGGATCAGGAGCACGCGTTCTGTGGAGAACCTGCCGGACTGCGGCATGACGGCGGATCAGAGAGCCGGCAGCTTCTCCACGGTGCCCAACTACGACAACGACGACGAGGCCTGGTCTGTGGACGACATCGgagagctgcaggtggag CTCCCAGAGATCCACACCAACAGCTGTGATAACATCAGCCAGTTCTCGGTGGACAGCATCACCAGCTTGGAGAGCAAAGAGCCGGTGTTCATCGCTGCCGGAGACATCAG GCGGCGCCTGTCGGAGCAGCTGGCTCAGGCTCCGACCACCTTCAGACGGGACCCCGAGGACCCGTCGGCCGTGGCCCTGAAGGAGCCCTGGGAGGAGAAGGTCGG GAGGATCAGGGAAGGATCTCCTTACGGTCACCTCCCCAACTGGAGGCTTCTGTCCGTCATCGTTAAATGTGGAGACGACCTGAGACAGGAGCTGCTCGCCTTCcaggtgctgcagcagctcaag TCCACCTGGGAGCAGGAGCGGGTCCCCCTCTGGATCAAGCCCTATAAGATCCTGGTGTTGTCGTCGGACAGCGGGATGATCGAGCCGGTGATGAACGCCGTGTCCCTCCACCAGGTGAAGAAGCAGAGCCAGCTGTCTCTGCTGGACTACTTCCTGCAGGAGCACGGCGCTCCGACCACCGAGGCCTACCTGTCGGCTCAGAGGAACTTCGTCCAGAGCTGCGCGGGATACAGCCTCATCTGCTACCTGCTGCAGGTCAAGGACAG GCACAACGGGAACATCCTGCTAGACGCCGACGGTCACATCATCCACATCGACTTTGGCTTCATCCTGTCCAGTTCTCCCAAGAACCTCGGCTTCGAAACGTCCGCCTTCAAACTCACAGCTGAGTTTGTTGAT GTGATGGGCGGTCCAGATGGAGACATGTTTAACTACTACAGGATGCTGATGCTTCAGGGTCTGATAGCAGCCAGGAAGCACATGGAGAAGGTTCTCCAGATCGTGGAGATCATGCAGCAAG gtaccCAGCTGCCCTGCTTCCATGGGTCGAGCACCATGAGGGGCCTGAAGGAGCGTTTCCACATGAGCCTGacggaggagcagctgcagctgctggtggacCAGCTGGTGGACGGGTCCATGAGGTCTCTGACCACCAAGCTGTACGACGGCTTCCAGTACCTCACCAACGGGATCATGtga